ACACTTGTGGTGATCGGCCATTGCTGTTTTAACACAAGGTTATTTGGCAGATCGAGGACATAGTTTAGCCCTACGAATGTTTCATACCAACGTCCAGTTTGATAGGAATAAATGTGTTTCACTTGATTCCCCCAATTACCAGAAGAGCTGGCCGTATAAAATGTAATACTAGTCACAAGCGCCGTATCTGGAATCGTCGGTTGGTTTGATAAGTCTAATGTTTGATGAGGAAGCATCCTTCCAACATTCGTGGCGTTATAGTTGAAGGTCATGGAGGTAGGGGTTGAATAGCTGCCATTTCGCCATGCATTGCCCACGTATAAGCTGTAATCTTCATCGGGATTAAAGCCTTCATAAGGGACTACAGCTACATACCAAGTGCCTGTTGTTTGAACTGAAAGGTATAACTTTTCGTCTTGATTTCCGGGATTTTCTGAGACTGCATAATTTAAGTTTGGATCGAATACATAGAGATCGTAGTCCGTGCCAGTAGGAATGTCTTTTAACAGAAAAGCCACATCTGTTCCCGCAGTTAAGTGGACCCGATACCAGTCGATATCATCTTCTCTACTAATATTGGCACGAATCGTTGAACCATAAGGTATAGAAGCGGCTGTGTCTATTGTATCATTTGGTTCATAAGGATCATTTTGAGTTGACGCATCGTGTGTGCTTAGTTCAGGAGCAGCTTTTAGCAAGGTATCGATATCTGTATCTTTCGTCAACGTAGGATTTTCGCTTACGTCACTAAAGGCATCAAATACGGTAGTGTCAGTTTCTAAATGTGGTAGATTTTGATTTTCATTGGCGTGTACTGACAAACTAGGACTAGTTAAAATAAGAGTCAGGGCAACTACGACTAAAAGTCTTAATAGCTTCATTGGTATCCCTCATTTTCATAAATTTTTTAAAACGTAACACCTAATACCGTTTACTCAGTAGAAGTGAAAACCTGTTACAACCAATGGATCTCTTAGAACTGCACGTATTAACCGACTGGAAAAGTCATAAGAGGTTAAAATGGACTTTAACGTCTCTGTTACCTCTTTTCCAAGGTCTTTAGTCCTTGTTTTATCCACTCCTCCTTTCATTTGTAATATCGTCAATGTTTGGAAAATATTGATAAGTATATAGTTCTATATTTATAAAAGGTCATTAGTTATAAGCTATGTAAAAACTATTAAAATGGAAAAATATTTAAAATAATCTTTTGTTCGTTTTTAGCTAGTAGTCCTCTTCCTCTATTGAGAGGTCATAGTTATTTCAAAAGTAAGTCGTGACAATAAGCATAAAAAAGATGGTTGGCCACATGGTGTTTTTAGAAATGAGATGCAAGAAACATGGGGGCACTGGAGGAGATGTTAATTAAATTAGTAGGCTAACAGACAACAGTCCGTCAAGTGCCCGGATCAAAATAGAGAGGAGGGCGAAATCAATTTAGGTGGGGGGAACGTCCGCTAAAGTCCTGATTAACTCAACTACCATCCATTGGGAGAAGGAGAAAAGCCGCCCTGATTGAAGGTTCGTGTTATGAATCTATGAGAGAGTGAACGTTTGAACTTCTCATATAT
The genomic region above belongs to Bacillus sp. A301a_S52 and contains:
- a CDS encoding PPC domain-containing protein yields the protein MKLLRLLVVVALTLILTSPSLSVHANENQNLPHLETDTTVFDAFSDVSENPTLTKDTDIDTLLKAAPELSTHDASTQNDPYEPNDTIDTAASIPYGSTIRANISREDDIDWYRVHLTAGTDVAFLLKDIPTGTDYDLYVFDPNLNYAVSENPGNQDEKLYLSVQTTGTWYVAVVPYEGFNPDEDYSLYVGNAWRNGSYSTPTSMTFNYNATNVGRMLPHQTLDLSNQPTIPDTALVTSITFYTASSSGNWGNQVKHIYSYQTGRWYETFVGLNYVLDLPNNLVLKQQWPITTSVERLFTSTASYRPGINFAYRYLID